Sequence from the Candidatus Sulfotelmatobacter sp. genome:
CCAGCGCCAGCCGATCCCGCTAGTGCGGTGGTGGCAACAGGATGGGTTGGGGCAGAATGGGGGCGAGAAGCGACCCGCTGGCGACATGCAGGGTCAGTCCCTGCACGTCCTGCACCATCACCAATCTTCGGAGCATGACCCAAGTCTTGCTTCACCCTGGGGCCGCTGTTAGCGTGGCCAATCACGTGTCCCCCACTCCATACCCCTTCCCCCGGGGAGAATCGTGATCATTCCCACCCAGGTGCCTCAATGGGTTCACCATCCGCGCCGTGATCCCGAGCGGGCGGCGGGCCTGGCGCGCGCCCTCGGCGCGCCGCTACCGGTGGGGCACGCTCTCGTGCACCGCGGGGTTTCCGATCTCGAGGACGCGCGCCGCTTCCTCGACCCGGCGCTCGAGGACCTGCACGATCCGCTTCAGCTTCTCGACCTCGAGCTGGCGGTGCAGCGCATTCGCGCCGCGCTCGACAACGAGGAGCCGATTCTGATCCACGGCGACTACGATGTGGATGGCATCACCTCGACTTTTCTCCTCTTTTCCGTGCTTCGCGAGCTGGGCGGGCGCGTCGAATGCCGGATTCCGCACCGCACCCGCGACGGCTACGGGCTCTCGCTCGGCGCGATCGATGAAGCCGAGCGGCGCGGCTGCCGGCTGATCGTCACGGTCGACTGCGGGATTACCGCCGTCGAGCCGGTGCGCGTGGCGCGCGAGCGCGGCATCGAGACGGTGATCATCGATCACCACGAAGTCCCCGCGGCGCTGCCCGAAGCCGCGGCGGTCGTGAATCCGCTGCGCCGCGGCTGTCCCTACCCGTTCAAGCCTCTGGCCGGCGTGGGCGTCACCTTCAAGCTGGTCGAGGCGCTGCTGCGCCGGCGCGGCGGGCTCGATCGCGCGCGAGACTTTCTCGACGTGGTGGCGCTCGGAACGATTGCCGACGTGGTGCCGCTGGTCGGAGAGAATCGCGTGCTGGCGCGCCTCGGCCTCGAGCGCCTCAATCAGTCGCCGCGGCTCGGGCTGAGGGCGCTCATCGAGGTGGCGGGACTGGCCGGCCGTCGCATCAGCAGCGGACAGGTGGCGTTCGTGCTGGCGCCGCGCATCAATGCCGCCGGCCGCATGGGCAACGCCGAGCAGGGGCTACGCCTGCTGCTGGCGCGCGAACCGGGCGAGGCGCGCGTTTGCGCCGAGAGCCTCGAAGAAGACAACGACACGCGCCGCCGGTACGACGAAGCCGCGCTGCTCGAAGCCTCGCAGCGAGTCGAGAGCGAGCTCGACTGGCCCAATTGCTCGTCGATCCTGCTGTGGTCCGAGCAGTGGCATCCCGGGGTGATCGGGATCGTCGCGTCCCGCCTGGTGGAACGCTATCAGCGGCCGACCATCCTGGTGGCGGTGGACGGGGATCGCGGGCGCGGTTCGGGACGGAGTCTGCCCGGTCTCGATCTCAACCATCTCCTGAGTCGCTGCGCGGATCTGCTGGAGGGCTACGGCGGCCACGCCTTCGCTGCCGGTCTGACGGTGCGCCGCGATCGGCTGCCCGAGCTGCGCCAGCGCATCGAGGCCCTGGCGCGCGAGACGCTCGCCCCCGAGGATTGTGTCCCGCGCCTCACACTCGACGCCGAGGTCCGGCTCGCCGAGTGCGACTTCGAGCTGATCGAATGGCTCGAGCGACTGTCGCCGCACGGGCTCGACAATCCCGAGCCGGTGTTGTGCTCCCGCGGACTCGCCGTGGCGCAGGTCGGCACGGTGGGCGGCGGCAAGCACCTGCGGCTGACGGTGCGCGATGCCTCCGATTCGGTCGAGGCGATCGGGTTCGGCATGGGGGCGCGCGCCGTGGAGCTGACGCGCGGTGGCGGGGTGGACCTGGCGTTCGTTCCCACTCGCAACGAATGGATGGGCCAGGCCCGCGTTCAGTTGAAGCTCAAGGGAATGCAGCCGGCATGAGCGGGGAGAGCGGCCATCCCGAGCTGCGCGCCGCCCTGCTGGCGGCACTCGATGAGCGGGCGGCCCGAGTGGATCGCGATCGCGTCGCGGCCTGCTTCGATTTCGCGGCCGCCGCCCATGGCGATCAGAAACGCGAGTCCGGCGAGCCGTTCGTCACCCATCTGGTGGCGGTGGCGCTGATCCTGGTCGAGCTGCTGGAGAACCGACTCGATACCCCGCTGGTATGTGGAGCGCTGCTCCACGACGTGGTCGAAGACACTCCGGTCACGCTGGACGAGGTGGAGAAGCGCTTCGGACGCGAGATCGCTTCCCTGGTCGAGGGGGTCACCAAGCTCCATCGGCTGCACTTCGACAGCCGCGAAGCGGCGCAGGCCGAGAACTTCCGGCGGATGCTGTTGTCGATGGCGCGCGATCTGCGCGTGGTGTTCATCAAGCTCGCCGATCGTTTGCACAACATGCGCACGCTCGAGCACCTGCCGCCCGAGCGCTCCCATCGCATCGCGGAGGAGAGCCGCGACATCTACGCGCCGCTCGCCCACCGGCTGGGCATGGCCGGCATTAAGCGCGAGCTCGAGGACTTGAGCCTCAAGGTGCTCGATCCCGAAGCCTATCGCGAGATCGCGCAGCGGGTGGCCGCGCGGCGCGAGGAGCGCGAGGCTTTCCTCGCCCGGGTGCGCGAGAAGCTCGGCGAGGGCCTGAAGGCTGCCGGCATCAAGGCCGAAGTGGTCGGACGGCCCAAACACTTCTACTCGATCTACTCGAAACTGCGCGGCGGACGCGACTTCGAGAGCATTTACGACCTGTTCGGCGTGCGCGTCATCACCCACACCCGCAACGATTGCTATCGCGCGCTCGGGGTGGTGCACGACCTGTTCACGCCGGTCGCCGACCGGTTCAAGGACTACATCGCCACCCCCAAGAGCAACATGTACCAGTCGCTGCACACCACCATCCTCTCCGAGAAGGGCGAGCTGGTGGAGGTGCAGATCCGCACCCGGGAGATGCACCGCACCGCCGAGACCGGCATCGCCGCCCACTACGTCTACAAGGAGGGCGGGCGGGTCGACGAAGAGCTCGACGCGCGTCTCGGCGGCTTCGTGGCGCAGACCGCCGACTGGCAGCGCACCGCCAGCGACGACGAGTACATGGACTTCCTGCGCACCGCGCTCTATCAGGAAGAGGTGTTCGTCTACACCCCGCGGCGGGAATTGAAGCGCCTGGCCAAGGGCGCCACACCGCTCGATTTCGCCTACCAGATCCACACCCAGGTGGGCGAGCACACGGTCGGCGCTCGCGTGAACGGCGAGCTGGTCCCGCTGCGTTACGAGCTTCGCAACGGCGACACCGTCGAGATCATCACCTCGCCGCACGCGCGCCCTCACGAGGACTGGCTGCAGGTGGTGCGCACCACCGGCGCCCGCAGCAAGATCCGGCACTGGCTGCGCCAGCAGCGTCACGAGGACAGCGTCACACTCGGCCGCGAGATGCTCGAGCGCGAGCTGAAGCGCGTGCGCCACGAGCCGGGGCCCGCGGCGCTGGCCGAGATCGCGGCTGCGCTGGGCTGCGCCGACGTGGATCAGCTCTACGCCCGCATCGCCGAGGGACAGATCTCGCTCACCCAGGTGCTGCGCCGGCTGGCGCCCGAGAAGGAGGGTTTCGCGGAGCGGCTGGCCAAGCCGCTCGAGGCACTCGGACTCGGTCGGCGTCCGGCGGGCGGCGTGCGCATTCACGGCATCGACAACGTCATGATCCATTTCGCGCGCTGCTGCCAGCCGGTGCCGGGGGATCGCGTCATCGGCATCGTCTCGGTGGGCCGTGGCGTCACCGTGCACCGGCAGGACTGCCCGAACACCTTCGCGGGCCGGGTCGCGCCCGAGCGCCGGGTGCCCGTGGAGTGGGACGCCGGGCTCAACGACACGTTTCCGGTGCGGCTGGTGGTC
This genomic interval carries:
- the recJ gene encoding single-stranded-DNA-specific exonuclease RecJ, with product MIIPTQVPQWVHHPRRDPERAAGLARALGAPLPVGHALVHRGVSDLEDARRFLDPALEDLHDPLQLLDLELAVQRIRAALDNEEPILIHGDYDVDGITSTFLLFSVLRELGGRVECRIPHRTRDGYGLSLGAIDEAERRGCRLIVTVDCGITAVEPVRVARERGIETVIIDHHEVPAALPEAAAVVNPLRRGCPYPFKPLAGVGVTFKLVEALLRRRGGLDRARDFLDVVALGTIADVVPLVGENRVLARLGLERLNQSPRLGLRALIEVAGLAGRRISSGQVAFVLAPRINAAGRMGNAEQGLRLLLAREPGEARVCAESLEEDNDTRRRYDEAALLEASQRVESELDWPNCSSILLWSEQWHPGVIGIVASRLVERYQRPTILVAVDGDRGRGSGRSLPGLDLNHLLSRCADLLEGYGGHAFAAGLTVRRDRLPELRQRIEALARETLAPEDCVPRLTLDAEVRLAECDFELIEWLERLSPHGLDNPEPVLCSRGLAVAQVGTVGGGKHLRLTVRDASDSVEAIGFGMGARAVELTRGGGVDLAFVPTRNEWMGQARVQLKLKGMQPA
- a CDS encoding bifunctional (p)ppGpp synthetase/guanosine-3',5'-bis(diphosphate) 3'-pyrophosphohydrolase, whose amino-acid sequence is MSGESGHPELRAALLAALDERAARVDRDRVAACFDFAAAAHGDQKRESGEPFVTHLVAVALILVELLENRLDTPLVCGALLHDVVEDTPVTLDEVEKRFGREIASLVEGVTKLHRLHFDSREAAQAENFRRMLLSMARDLRVVFIKLADRLHNMRTLEHLPPERSHRIAEESRDIYAPLAHRLGMAGIKRELEDLSLKVLDPEAYREIAQRVAARREEREAFLARVREKLGEGLKAAGIKAEVVGRPKHFYSIYSKLRGGRDFESIYDLFGVRVITHTRNDCYRALGVVHDLFTPVADRFKDYIATPKSNMYQSLHTTILSEKGELVEVQIRTREMHRTAETGIAAHYVYKEGGRVDEELDARLGGFVAQTADWQRTASDDEYMDFLRTALYQEEVFVYTPRRELKRLAKGATPLDFAYQIHTQVGEHTVGARVNGELVPLRYELRNGDTVEIITSPHARPHEDWLQVVRTTGARSKIRHWLRQQRHEDSVTLGREMLERELKRVRHEPGPAALAEIAAALGCADVDQLYARIAEGQISLTQVLRRLAPEKEGFAERLAKPLEALGLGRRPAGGVRIHGIDNVMIHFARCCQPVPGDRVIGIVSVGRGVTVHRQDCPNTFAGRVAPERRVPVEWDAGLNDTFPVRLVVYGQDRTSLLADIARTIATVGVNIRQAGMASEDRTARGVFVVEVPNLSRLQDLISAIRKVKGVTRVERRQRVLRPPRAGGEVA